One window from the genome of Paenibacillus azoreducens encodes:
- a CDS encoding FtsX-like permease family protein: protein MSFPQFAFNNVRRNFRAYFTYFLSSAVMIMIFFAYSLFIYHPDLAHSNYGNFVATGMRIASYVVYVFSFFFVLYSISAFLKSRNQEFGILTILGARTGQINRLIFLENMLIGISSIVTGILGGMLISKLFLLITSKIIGEAELRFYWPGKALMVTSIAFLLLFIAVSIFMLVFIRHKNVLELLKGSVMPKKEPKVSWFLSILGASLLILGVIAVTSKFSKNTLMYAAVTGIAGTYFFYTQLSVVIVRLLKKNRSLTWRNTNLLRISEMSYKLKDNARMLFMVTVATAIACMVSSVLLFMAQTNSTTYKNSPYALIYTIRNANSEKGDRGHIVKELNASGVHFTEQKLDFIYYRGFTLNGKPRGIDLLPLSAYRLLSEQTGLPGIQNVSGSDGVLILSHTTNVQNYEDFAGARLQTKQRSLTVNQKINTDILPFGPYSSPFLIVSDAVYKELLQDPNLFSQVTYYLYKIPAWDGAPPSRHDPEVTIGTKLVDWNQTVTSKHNYNLMLHARGDHYQSSRQGTAMMGFIGVFIALIFSLSSASFLYFKLHTELQRDQQMYRSLSKIGLAEGEMSKAATTQIALLFYIPILAAIVETLVVVVPILHGLNQTNILPPILITAAAFTAVQTVYFLLVRMQYIRSLRKLMV, encoded by the coding sequence ATGAGCTTTCCTCAATTCGCGTTTAACAACGTCAGGCGCAATTTCCGGGCCTACTTTACGTATTTCCTCAGCAGCGCCGTCATGATCATGATCTTTTTCGCATATTCCCTGTTCATTTACCATCCGGATTTGGCCCATTCGAATTACGGAAATTTTGTCGCGACCGGTATGCGGATCGCATCCTATGTGGTCTATGTCTTTTCCTTTTTCTTTGTGCTTTATTCGATCAGCGCTTTTCTGAAATCTAGGAATCAGGAATTCGGCATTCTCACAATCCTGGGAGCGCGGACGGGCCAGATCAACCGGCTTATTTTCCTGGAAAATATGCTGATTGGCATAAGTTCCATCGTCACCGGCATTCTGGGCGGAATGCTGATTTCCAAGCTGTTTCTGCTCATCACCAGCAAAATTATCGGAGAGGCCGAACTTCGCTTTTATTGGCCGGGCAAAGCTCTGATGGTGACTTCCATCGCGTTTCTCCTGCTTTTTATCGCGGTCTCGATATTCATGCTAGTTTTTATTCGCCATAAAAACGTGTTGGAACTGCTCAAAGGCAGCGTGATGCCCAAAAAAGAACCCAAAGTATCCTGGTTTCTATCCATCCTGGGCGCTTCGCTCCTGATTCTCGGGGTAATTGCCGTTACCAGTAAATTTTCAAAAAACACGCTCATGTACGCCGCAGTCACGGGCATAGCCGGCACGTATTTCTTTTACACCCAGCTGTCCGTTGTCATCGTCCGACTCTTAAAAAAAAATCGTTCTCTCACGTGGAGAAACACGAACCTGCTCCGGATTTCCGAGATGAGTTACAAGTTGAAGGATAACGCGCGCATGCTGTTCATGGTTACAGTTGCCACCGCGATTGCCTGTATGGTTTCCAGCGTGCTTTTGTTTATGGCCCAGACCAATAGCACGACATACAAAAATTCCCCTTATGCATTGATCTATACGATCCGCAACGCCAATTCCGAAAAAGGGGATCGCGGGCATATCGTCAAGGAGCTGAACGCCAGCGGAGTCCATTTTACCGAACAAAAACTGGATTTCATTTATTATCGCGGCTTTACACTGAATGGCAAACCACGGGGCATTGACCTGCTCCCGCTGTCTGCATATCGCTTGTTGTCCGAACAAACCGGCCTGCCGGGCATTCAGAATGTATCCGGCTCGGATGGGGTACTGATCTTGAGTCATACCACCAATGTCCAAAATTATGAAGATTTTGCGGGAGCCCGCCTGCAAACCAAACAGCGGAGCCTTACCGTCAATCAGAAAATCAATACAGACATTCTGCCTTTCGGGCCGTATTCTTCCCCGTTTCTGATCGTGAGCGATGCAGTATATAAGGAACTGCTTCAAGATCCGAACCTTTTCTCCCAGGTTACTTATTATCTGTATAAAATTCCGGCTTGGGATGGAGCGCCCCCGTCCCGACACGATCCGGAAGTGACCATTGGAACGAAGCTGGTGGACTGGAATCAGACAGTTACTTCAAAACATAACTATAATCTCATGTTACATGCCCGAGGCGATCATTATCAGAGCTCCAGGCAGGGTACGGCCATGATGGGTTTTATCGGCGTCTTTATCGCCCTTATTTTCTCGTTGTCATCGGCAAGCTTTCTGTATTTCAAACTGCATACGGAGCTTCAAAGAGATCAGCAGATGTACCGCTCCCTTTCTAAAATCGGACTTGCTGAAGGCGAAATGTCGAAAGCCGCGACAACGCAAATTGCACTGCTCTTTTACATTCCGATATTGGCGGCCATCGTCGAAACGTTGGTGGTAGTCGTGCCAATCCTGCACGGCTTGAATCAAACCAATATCCTGCCGCCGATCCTCATCACTGCAGCAGCTTTCACCGCTGTGCAGACCGTTTATTTCCTGTTGGTCCGCATGCAATACATCCGCAGTTTACGCAAGCTTATGGTGTGA
- a CDS encoding D-arabinono-1,4-lactone oxidase, producing the protein MLSLDENRKVWKNWSGIVSSTPRHIVYPKSVEEVTDLVRSCAKESRRIRVIGAGHSFTPLVQTGDVLLSLDHLAGVEPVDEISRSVWIWAGTRLRDLSEALYRQGWAQENLGDIDTQSIGGAIGTGTHGTGIRFGSLSTQMIEAQVVTASGELVTCSEQHHHEIFKALQVSLGMLGIIVKVRLRVVPRTVLHYRSERLSVRECFERLAEFRDKHDHFEFFWFPHTDVVQVKRLDETDEKPSESRFWNRMNQLVMENGFFGLMSAGCRMFPGLCRPVSRLSARFVPTGQDVAYSHQLFTTQRLVRFNEMEYSVPAEKMEEVVAEIHACVAAQNHAVHFPVECRFVKGDDIWLSPAYGRDSAYIAVHMYKGMEHRTYFRDIEEIFRRYDGRPHWGKMHTRTAEELSGLYPKWDAFQEIRRQLDPLGIFQNDYLKKLFAF; encoded by the coding sequence ATGCTTTCTTTAGATGAAAACCGAAAGGTATGGAAAAATTGGTCGGGGATCGTCAGCAGCACGCCAAGGCATATCGTTTATCCAAAGTCTGTCGAAGAGGTTACTGATCTGGTGCGGTCCTGCGCCAAGGAAAGCAGAAGGATACGTGTTATTGGCGCGGGACATTCGTTCACGCCGCTTGTTCAAACCGGGGATGTGCTGCTGTCGCTGGATCACCTGGCAGGCGTCGAACCCGTAGACGAGATTTCGCGCAGCGTCTGGATTTGGGCCGGAACGAGACTGCGGGACTTAAGCGAGGCGCTTTATCGACAGGGATGGGCGCAGGAAAATTTGGGCGACATCGACACGCAGTCGATTGGGGGCGCGATCGGAACGGGAACGCATGGAACGGGGATCCGTTTCGGTTCTTTGTCGACGCAAATGATCGAAGCGCAGGTGGTAACGGCCTCAGGGGAGCTGGTGACATGCAGCGAGCAGCATCACCACGAGATATTTAAGGCGCTGCAGGTTTCCTTGGGGATGCTCGGCATTATCGTAAAGGTTCGGCTGCGTGTGGTTCCGAGGACTGTGCTTCATTACCGGAGCGAACGTCTTTCTGTTCGAGAATGCTTCGAAAGATTGGCGGAATTCAGGGACAAACACGATCACTTTGAGTTTTTCTGGTTTCCCCACACGGATGTCGTGCAGGTCAAACGTTTGGATGAAACCGATGAAAAACCTTCGGAAAGCCGTTTCTGGAACCGGATGAATCAACTTGTGATGGAAAATGGTTTTTTCGGATTGATGTCCGCAGGCTGCCGCATGTTTCCGGGGTTATGCAGGCCGGTCAGCCGGTTGTCGGCGCGTTTCGTTCCGACAGGGCAAGATGTGGCATACAGCCATCAGTTGTTCACCACGCAGCGACTGGTGCGTTTTAATGAAATGGAATACAGCGTCCCCGCGGAAAAAATGGAGGAGGTCGTCGCGGAAATCCATGCCTGCGTGGCGGCGCAAAATCATGCCGTGCATTTTCCGGTGGAATGCCGCTTTGTCAAAGGCGACGATATTTGGCTTAGTCCGGCGTACGGGCGCGACTCTGCTTATATCGCCGTGCATATGTATAAGGGGATGGAACATCGGACGTATTTCCGGGATATCGAGGAAATTTTCCGGCGGTATGACGGGCGTCCGCATTGGGGGAAAATGCATACCCGAACAGCGGAGGAATTGTCAGGACTGTACCCCAAGTGGGATGCCTTTCAGGAAATCCGCAGGCAGTTGGACCCGCTGGGCATATTCCAGAACGATTATTTAAAGAAGCTGTTTGCCTTCTAA
- a CDS encoding amino acid deaminase/aldolase yields MKRNYSYYKKVFEGVPGPFAFVDLDLLDENVERIIAQAGSKNIRIATKSIRSTALLKRILRQSPLFCGLMCFSPQEAIYLVKQGMDDIVMGYPIWEPSALSGLAELIRQGKSVTLMVDSIRHIEHIERIAERHGVRFPVCLDMDMSMDFPGLHFGVWRSPVRTTAEAKAVVERIASSRGAALDGVMGYEAQIAGVGDQYPGMAAKNMLVRKLKQRSAKQIAVKREELVAMAEEVLGTPLRFVNGGGTGSLRTTTQEQAVTEVTVGSGFFSPGLFDNYRDFRYQPAAGFAVEIVRRPGPYLYTCLGGGYVASGAAGKDKLPQPYLPAGAALMPLEGAGEVQTPVFYRGEERLELGDPIFFRHAKAGELCERFNSLYAVSAGKIVEQISTYRGDGQCFL; encoded by the coding sequence ATGAAGAGGAATTATTCCTACTATAAAAAGGTATTCGAAGGTGTGCCAGGGCCGTTTGCATTCGTAGATTTGGATCTTCTAGATGAAAATGTCGAGCGGATTATCGCGCAGGCCGGCTCCAAAAATATTCGCATCGCCACCAAGTCGATTCGAAGCACGGCTCTCCTGAAACGGATTCTTCGTCAAAGTCCGCTGTTTTGCGGATTGATGTGCTTTTCGCCGCAAGAGGCCATATATCTGGTAAAGCAGGGGATGGATGACATCGTGATGGGATACCCGATCTGGGAGCCGTCAGCGTTATCCGGGTTGGCGGAGCTGATTCGCCAGGGCAAATCGGTCACGCTTATGGTGGACTCCATTCGGCATATCGAACATATTGAACGGATTGCTGAGCGCCATGGCGTCCGGTTTCCGGTCTGTCTCGACATGGATATGTCGATGGATTTTCCTGGGCTCCACTTTGGAGTATGGCGTTCGCCGGTCCGTACGACAGCGGAAGCGAAAGCGGTGGTGGAGAGGATTGCTTCTTCGCGCGGCGCCGCTTTGGATGGCGTGATGGGGTACGAAGCGCAGATCGCCGGCGTTGGCGATCAATACCCCGGCATGGCTGCGAAAAACATGCTGGTAAGGAAGCTCAAGCAGCGATCAGCCAAGCAAATTGCCGTCAAAAGGGAGGAGCTTGTCGCCATGGCGGAGGAGGTTTTGGGTACGCCGCTGCGTTTTGTGAACGGAGGAGGAACGGGCAGCCTACGGACCACCACGCAGGAGCAAGCAGTGACTGAAGTTACGGTCGGCTCCGGTTTTTTTTCGCCGGGGTTGTTTGACAACTACAGGGATTTTCGCTATCAGCCTGCAGCGGGTTTCGCCGTGGAAATCGTGCGCCGGCCGGGACCATACCTATATACGTGCCTGGGCGGCGGGTATGTCGCCTCAGGCGCCGCCGGCAAAGATAAACTGCCGCAGCCTTATCTGCCGGCAGGAGCGGCTCTGATGCCCCTGGAAGGCGCCGGGGAAGTGCAAACACCTGTATTCTACAGGGGGGAGGAGCGTTTGGAGCTAGGGGACCCGATTTTTTTCCGGCATGCCAAGGCCGGGGAATTATGCGAACGATTTAACAGCCTGTACGCGGTATCCGCAGGCAAAATCGTGGAACAAATCTCAACGTACCGGGGGGATGGGCAATGCTTTCTTTAG